A single Symbiobacterium thermophilum IAM 14863 DNA region contains:
- a CDS encoding 6-phospho-beta-glucosidase yields MKLTIIGGASAYTPDIILGLLQDHALYAGGELCLHDIDGANLRVIERLARALVRAAGADLRVTATLDRAEAITGSRFILTQPRVGGLQHRALDEKIPLKHGLIGQETLGLGGFAFAWRTIPVMLEIVEEVQRLAPEAWIINYANPAGMVTEAVIRRFPDARFIGLCDMPTGLQWAIGRLLRVDYRRIALDYAGINHGGWVSRVLLDGEDVTARLRRWAAALGPVASLLPLGEQTGTVRLFRQHGMVPDPYLRYYYYKDQILKKLLRAERTRAEFLIERVQQLYRHYADVAGQEQPVLKEHRGHPAHSDLASQVIAAMAANRPTRFVIQQRGAGAVRHLPPEEAAQFSAIVDGSGWTPIPQPALPRKEAELIARIKASETLNVRAAMEGDRSLAVEAAELNPLGAPRPLAEKVVDELLAAHRKYLPQFA; encoded by the coding sequence ATGAAACTGACGATCATCGGCGGCGCAAGCGCATACACGCCGGACATCATCCTCGGCCTTCTCCAGGATCACGCCCTGTATGCCGGGGGCGAGCTGTGCCTGCACGACATCGACGGCGCGAACCTGCGGGTGATCGAGCGGCTGGCACGGGCGCTGGTGCGGGCGGCGGGGGCCGACCTGCGCGTCACGGCCACGCTGGACCGGGCGGAGGCCATCACCGGCTCCCGGTTCATCCTCACGCAGCCCCGGGTCGGCGGGCTGCAGCACCGGGCCCTGGACGAGAAGATCCCCCTGAAGCACGGGCTGATCGGCCAGGAGACCCTGGGCCTGGGCGGGTTCGCCTTCGCCTGGCGCACGATCCCGGTGATGCTGGAGATCGTGGAGGAGGTGCAGCGGCTCGCCCCGGAGGCGTGGATCATCAACTACGCCAACCCTGCCGGCATGGTCACCGAGGCGGTGATCCGCCGCTTTCCCGACGCCCGGTTCATCGGCCTCTGCGACATGCCCACGGGCCTGCAGTGGGCCATCGGCCGGCTGCTGCGGGTGGACTACCGCCGCATTGCCCTGGATTATGCCGGTATCAACCACGGCGGCTGGGTCAGCCGGGTGCTGCTGGACGGCGAGGACGTGACGGCGCGGCTGCGCCGCTGGGCCGCCGCGCTGGGCCCGGTGGCGTCGCTGCTGCCGCTGGGCGAGCAGACGGGTACGGTGCGGCTCTTCCGCCAGCACGGGATGGTGCCCGACCCCTATCTCCGGTACTACTACTACAAGGACCAGATCCTCAAGAAGCTGCTGCGGGCCGAGCGGACCCGGGCCGAGTTCCTGATCGAGCGGGTGCAGCAGCTGTACCGCCACTACGCGGACGTGGCCGGGCAGGAGCAGCCGGTGCTGAAGGAGCACCGGGGTCACCCGGCCCACTCGGACCTGGCCTCGCAGGTGATCGCCGCCATGGCGGCGAACCGGCCCACGCGCTTCGTCATCCAGCAGCGCGGGGCCGGCGCCGTGCGCCACCTTCCGCCGGAGGAGGCAGCCCAGTTCTCGGCGATCGTCGACGGCAGCGGCTGGACGCCGATCCCCCAGCCGGCGCTGCCCCGGAAGGAGGCCGAGCTCATCGCCCGCATCAAGGCCTCGGAGACGCTCAACGTGCGGGCTGCGATGGAGGGCGACCGGAGCCTGGCCGTGGAGGCCGCCGAGCTCAACCCGCTGGGGGCGCCGCGGCCCCTCGCCGAGAAGGTCGTGGACGAGCTGCTGGCCGCGCACCGCAAGTACCTGCCGCAGTTCGCCTGA
- a CDS encoding spore germination protein codes for MNVWDGLKRLLDPSTTMSKDTFSLEDQGHPPASAEQAAHMVADARIHTSALLTRLDRLAQAAGQGGEAIRQAGDLSANLDENVNHFKELFRHPRNKDLIVREITIATVPPIRAALLFMEGISDKQIINGYILEPLMLLGHELRLSPQPGPAAVDLVEQRLLTGNQVSRHHDVSSLAEAMLAGDTVILLDGAAVGLAVETKDPPTRSVSDPKVEQVIWGPNDAFTEAWRVNVALVRRRLKDPRLVTEILTVGTVSQTYVGMMYIDTIAPPLLVAEVKRRIEAIKVDVVNGSGTLQPYIDDHPRSLLPTTLMTERPDRAAAYLSEGHVVLFVDTSPHAIICPTTFWALLQTAEDYYLRWPFGTILRYIRAGALIISLVLPSFYIAMVNYHPEMIPTELMLFLAQSREPVPMPAVVELLAMEVVFELIREAGARIPGVIGPTVGLVASLVLGQAAVEARIVSPIMILVVAVTGLASFALPNYLAGWGIRTLRFMLLMLTTVLGFMGLAAGLHTLVVYAASLRSFGIAYLTPVVAYAGKAQDVVYKPPLYKQEERPGYMHSLNRRRQREIVRTWDPRSPQPDPRQGG; via the coding sequence GTGAACGTCTGGGATGGGCTGAAGCGTCTGCTGGATCCGTCCACCACCATGTCCAAGGACACGTTCAGCCTGGAAGACCAGGGTCACCCGCCCGCGAGCGCCGAGCAGGCCGCCCACATGGTCGCCGACGCCCGCATCCACACCTCCGCCCTGCTCACCCGGCTGGACAGGTTGGCGCAGGCCGCCGGGCAGGGCGGGGAAGCGATCCGGCAGGCGGGGGATCTCTCCGCGAACCTGGACGAGAACGTCAACCACTTCAAGGAGCTCTTCCGGCACCCCCGGAACAAGGACCTCATCGTCCGCGAGATCACCATCGCCACCGTGCCGCCGATCCGGGCGGCCCTCCTGTTCATGGAGGGGATCTCTGACAAGCAGATCATCAACGGGTACATCCTGGAGCCCCTGATGCTGCTGGGCCACGAGCTTCGGCTCAGCCCGCAGCCGGGCCCCGCCGCCGTGGACCTGGTCGAGCAGCGGCTGCTCACCGGCAACCAGGTGAGCCGCCACCACGACGTCTCGTCCCTGGCGGAGGCGATGCTGGCCGGCGACACCGTCATCCTGCTGGACGGGGCGGCCGTGGGCCTGGCGGTGGAGACCAAGGACCCGCCGACCCGCAGCGTCAGCGACCCCAAGGTCGAGCAGGTGATCTGGGGACCCAACGATGCCTTCACGGAGGCCTGGCGGGTCAACGTCGCCCTGGTGCGCCGCCGGCTGAAGGACCCGCGCCTGGTCACCGAGATCCTCACGGTGGGCACCGTGAGCCAGACCTACGTGGGGATGATGTACATCGACACCATCGCCCCGCCGCTGCTGGTCGCCGAGGTGAAGCGGCGGATCGAGGCGATCAAGGTCGACGTGGTGAACGGCTCGGGCACGCTTCAGCCCTACATCGACGACCACCCCCGGTCGCTCCTGCCGACCACCCTGATGACCGAGCGGCCCGACCGGGCGGCCGCCTACCTGTCGGAAGGGCACGTGGTGCTGTTCGTCGACACCTCCCCCCACGCCATCATCTGCCCGACGACCTTCTGGGCGCTCCTGCAAACGGCCGAGGACTACTACCTCCGCTGGCCCTTCGGCACCATCCTGCGCTACATCCGGGCCGGCGCCCTGATCATCTCGCTGGTGCTTCCGTCCTTCTACATCGCCATGGTGAACTACCACCCGGAGATGATCCCCACCGAACTCATGCTCTTCCTCGCCCAGAGCCGGGAGCCGGTCCCGATGCCGGCGGTGGTGGAGTTGCTGGCCATGGAGGTCGTCTTCGAGCTGATCCGTGAGGCGGGCGCCCGCATCCCCGGGGTCATCGGTCCCACGGTGGGGCTCGTGGCCTCCCTGGTGCTGGGGCAGGCCGCGGTGGAGGCCCGCATCGTCAGCCCGATCATGATCCTGGTGGTAGCCGTCACCGGCCTGGCCTCCTTCGCCCTGCCCAACTACCTTGCGGGCTGGGGCATCCGGACCCTCCGCTTCATGTTGCTCATGTTGACCACCGTGCTGGGCTTCATGGGGCTGGCCGCCGGGCTCCACACGCTGGTGGTGTACGCGGCCAGCCTGCGCTCCTTCGGGATCGCCTACCTCACCCCCGTGGTGGCCTACGCGGGAAAGGCGCAGGACGTGGTGTACAAGCCGCCCCTGTACAAG